Proteins from one Poecile atricapillus isolate bPoeAtr1 chromosome 6, bPoeAtr1.hap1, whole genome shotgun sequence genomic window:
- the GPR26 gene encoding G-protein coupled receptor 26, with translation MSIWELLLAFVVVVLMLVALLANVLVLMCFLYSADIRKQVPGLFILNLTFCNLLMAVSSMPLTLAGIIYKSQPGGDQVCQVVGFLETFLTTNSMLSMAALSIDRWIAVVFPLSYHSKMRYRDAALILSYTWLHSASFPIVAASLSWLGFHHLYASCTLYSKRPEDRTQFVIFTGVFHALSFLLSLVVLCFTYLKVLKVARFHCKRIDVITMQTLVLLVDIHPSVRERCLEEQRRRRQRATKKISTFIGTFILCFAPYVITRLVELSSVVHISSHWGIISKCLAYSKAVSDPFVYSLLRHQYKKTWKDIINKILKRSSINSSALAGESHNRNLPQLNE, from the exons ATGAGCatctgggagctgctcctggctttCGTGGTGGTGGTGCTGATGCTCGTGGCCCTGCTGGCCAATGTGCTGGTGCTGATGTGCTTCCTGTACAGCGCCGACATCCGCAAGCAGGTCCCGGGATTGTTCATCCTCAACCTCACCTTCTGCAACCTGTTGATGGCCGTCTCAAGCATGCCCCTGACCTTGGCTGGGATCATTTACAAAAGTCAGCCGGGAGGAGATCAGGTCTGCCAAGTTGTGGGCTTCCTGGAGACTTTCCTCACCACCAACTCCATGCTGAGCATGGCGGCTCTGAGCATTGACAGGTGGATTGCTGTGGTCTTCCCGCTAAGTTATCACTCCAAAATGAGGTACCGAGACGCCGCTCTCATTCTGAGCTACACGTGGTTGCACTCGGCGTCCTTCCCCATAGTGGCAGCTTCTCTCTCCTGGCTGGGTTTCCATCACCTCTACGCCTCCTGCACGCTCTACAGCAAGAGACCAGAGGATAGGACACAGTTTGTGATTTTCACTGGGGTCTTTCACGCCCTCagcttcctcctctccctcgtGGTCCTGTGTTTCACGTATCTCAAAGTGCTGAAGGTGGCACGGTTCCACTGTAAGCGCATCGACGTGATCACTATGCAgaccctggtgctgctggtggacATCCACCCCAG CGTGCGGGAGCGTTGtctggaggagcagaggaggCGGAGGCAGCGGGCAACGAAGAAAATCAGTACCTTTATTGGTACTTTCATACTTTGCTTTGCACCTTATGTAATCACAAG ACTTGTTGAATTATCCTCTGTGGTCCACATCAGCTCCCACTGGGGGATCATTTCCAAGTGCTTAGCTTACAGCAAAGCTGTTTCAGACCCTTTTGTGTACTCTTTGCTGCGGCACCAGTACAAGAAGACGTGGAAGGACATCATCAACAAGATCCTCAAGAGAAGCTCCATCAACTCCTCGGCGCTGGCGGGCGAGTCGCACAACCGGAACCTTCCGCAGCTGAACGAATGA